The genomic window CTGGTGCCGCGGCAGAAgatggggggcggggggtgatAACcgctcctgctccttccctccttgcAGCCAGGGCcaccagccctcctcctcctcaccttcctcccctcctcttcctcctgccttcttcttgctcctcaccttcctcccttcttcctcctcctcccccctgtcttccttctgccttcctcctcctcctcctcttcctcctctccttcctcctcctttttccttccctttcctcctctttctcctgttttccctgccttcttcctcctcttcttcctccccattctcctcttcctccctatttcctcccttttttcctttttccttcctcctccttcctcctccctgccttcttcctcctgttcctcttcttcctccctcctcatcctgctcttcctccttcctccttccctttttcttctcctgtcttcctcatcctcttccccccttcctcccgttttctccttcctttttcctcctctttcccctttcttcctcctcttcctttctcctcccttcttcctcttcctccgtttcttccttctgtttcttccttttcctttttcttctccctgttctttctccctccttcctccctttctcctcttcctttttctcccttcttcatcgcctcttcctcatcctcttcctcatcttccttctcccttttccctccttttccccccttcttcctcctctctctgccTTCTTCCTCATCCTTCTCTTCCTGTGTCCTTCCTCCCttgttcctcttccttttcctccttccttatccttttcctcatcttcttctttctttttcctcctcttgttcttcctcctgctctttccccctccttcctcctcttcctgccttcttcctccctttttcctcatccttctcttcctctctcctttctttctcctcctgctttcttcctttactccttcctccttctcttcctcccccccttccttttccctccctcctctttccgcttcctttctcctgccttcctcctcccttcttcctcatcctccccttcctccctatttccttttttctattccttttcttttcccttcttcctcatcctcttcctccctttttcccctcttctttttctctctttttcgcctttcttcctcctgttcctcttcttcctccgtCCTTCATTTCTTGTCCTTTTCcttgttccttttcctcctgcctttttcctcctgttgctcttcttccttccccttctcttcctccctttcttcctttctcttcttcctcctttcttccttcctcctctttctccttcattcttcctcctcctcttcttcctccttcctcctcatccttctctttctcttctcccttcttcctcatcctctttctcctccttgctctccttcttcctgccttcttcctcctgctcctcttcctcctttttcttcttcctctttcctccttcctctctttcttcctcctccttccttcctcatccttcctttccctcctttttccttcctcctttttccttcctcctttttccttcctcctttttccttcctcctttttccttcctcctttttccttcctcctttttccttcctcctttttccttcctcctttttccttcctcctttttccttcctcctttttccttcctcctttttccttcctcctttttccttcctcctttttccttcctcctttttccttcctcctttttccttcctcctttttccttcctccttttctccttcctcctttttccttcctcctttttccttcctcctttttccttcctcctttttccttcctcctttttccttcctcctttttccttcctcctttttccttcctcctttttccttcctcctttttccttcctcctttttccttcctcctttttccttcctcctttttccttcctcctttttccttcctcctttccttccttcctcctttttcccccccgcGTTTTTCAgcggccggccccgccccggcgGATGCCGGGGTGGGAAGAGGCTCCGCCGTGGTTCCCTTTTGGGCTGGGAAATAACCGTTTTTGTTCGCTCTGGGCTGGGAAATAACcatttttgttcccttttgGGCTGGGAAATAACCGTTTTTGTTCCCTCGGGGCTCTCTTTAACCGTTTTTGTTCCCTTTTGGGCTCAGAAATAACCGTTTTTGTTCCCTTTTGGGCTGGGAAATAACCGTTTTTGTTCCCTCCGGGCTCGGCGCCGCGCGGGGGCCTTTTGGGGGCGCTCTCGGCCGCCTGACCTTGGGGGGGTTGGTTTTGGGGGCCTCACCGATAACCGATTTTCGTTCCCAAAACCTGACTCTTTCCCTCGTAGCGAcccccggccgcgccgcgccccccccccaacccccaacccccccctccAGGAGAGGATttaaaggcgggggggggggggggcacggaaaGAGCCCGGAGCCGCCGCGGCTGCAATTAGCGCCCCGATAACGGAAgggtttgggggcggggggacgtgaggaggctccaggtggggaggggggcgtcGAGTGACCCCCCCGgcgtgtccccgtgccccccctcaGGTCGCCGTCGCCCGAGCCCATCTACAACAGCGAGGGGAAGCGGCTGAACACGCGCGAGTTCCGCACGCGCAagaagctggaggaggagcGCCACAACCTCATCACCGAGATGGTCGCCCTCAACCCCCGACTTCAAGCCCCCCGCCGACTACAAGTGAGGCTTCCGGGGGGGGCCCCCGACGGCCCGAggggttggggaccccccacACATCTtatcctttgttttattttcaccccctcaggccccccGCCACCCGCGTGAGCGACAAGGGTGATGATCCCGCAGGACGAGTACCCCGAGATCAACTTCGTGGGGCTGCTCATCGGGCCCAggtggggggtctggggggtctgggggagtttggggtctggggggtgggAATAATGGTCgtgaggggttttggggggtctggggggaaatAAGGGTCGTGAGGGTCTTGGGGGGATCTgaaagggttttgggggtctgggggaaaTAAGGGTCGtgaggggtcttggggggactgagaggggttttgggggggggactggggggtctGGGACgggtttggggtctggggggaaatAAGGGTCATGAGGGGTCTCGGGGGGGACTgagagggggttttggggggtctggggggtctggggggagtttggggtctggggggaaaaTAAGGGTCTTGagggggggtctgagggggggctttgggggggtctgggggggtttgggggggggttggggtgtgtctgggggggggggttttggggtctgggggggacaTAAGAGGTCGTgaggggtctcggggggggggacTGAGAGGGGTTTtaggggggactgggggggggtctggggggacgggtttggggtctgggggggaaaTAAGGGTCATgaggggggtcttgggggggggatctgaaaggggttttggggtctgggggggaaaTAAGGGTAGtgaggggtcttggggggggactgagagggtttgggggggtctgggggggtctggggggagtttggggtctgggggaaATAAGGGTCTTGAGGGGGTctgagggggctttgggggggtctgggggtttcGGGGGTTGGGGTGTgtctgggggggtttggggtctggggggaaatAAGGGTCGTGAGGGGTCTtgaggggggtctggggggtgttggggggtctggggggggaaatAAGGGTCATGAGGGGTCTTGGAGGGGATCtgagaggggttttggggggcgcggggggtgtggggagggttgggggggtctggggggggaaatAAGGGTCGtgaggggtcttggggggactgaggggttttgggggggactgggaggttttgggggggactgggggggcctGGAAGGGGTTTGGGTGGGctttggggggaattggggtctggggggggtcttggagggggtctgggggggttggagggggtttggggagggtttggggtcttggggggtcttggggggggttggggtctgGGAGGGGTTGGGGTGTTGGGAggtttggggtcttttggggtggtggtggggatttggggggaattggggtctttggggggaattgggggtgtttagggggcctgggggttattggggtctttgggggggtctttgggggggtctttggggggggtctttgggggaggtctggggggggtttgggggggctttaGGGGACCTTTAGGGACTCGCCGAGGTTTTGTGGGCGCTCCGGGGGCTTGGAGCCTCTTCGGGGGGCTTCCCTCGGGAGCAGCCCGCGGGCCTCGGGGTGCCCGTTGCGGGCGGGTTTCGTTCCCATTTCTGGCCCGTTTCGGGCCCGTTTACCCCCATTTTttcgcgccccccccccccccccgcagggggCAACACGCTGAAGAACATCGAGAAGGAGTGCAACGCCAAGATCATGATCCGCGGCAAGGGCTCGGTGAAGGAGGGCAAGGTGGGCCGCAAGGACGGGCAGATGCTGCCGGGCGAGGACGAGCCCCTGCACGCCCTGGTCACCGCCAACACCATGGACAACGTCAAGAAGGCCGTGGAGCAGgtccggggggctcgggggggggttttggggggttttgggggtgggggctgaCCCCGAATCCCCCCTGCAGATCAGGAACATCCTGAAGCAAGGCATCGAGACGCCCGAGGACCAGAACGACCTGCGCAAGATGCAGCTGCGGGAGCTGGCGCGGCTCAACGGCACGCTGCGCGAGGATGACAACCGGTGGGGGGCCTAACGCCCCCGGACCCTAACGAGCCACCCTGGACCCTAATTAATGCCCCCGGACCCTAAGGAGTGCCCCCAGACCCTAATGAGCCCCTCTGGACCCTAaggagcccccccagaccctaaTCAATCCCCCCAGACCCTAATTAAGCCACCCCCTGAAGCCCCCGGACCCTAATTAACGCCCCTCGGACCCTAAtgagcccccccagaccctaaTCAATCCCCCTGGACCCTAAGGAGCCCCCCTGGACCCTAAGGAGCCCCCTGGACCCTAAGGAGCTCCCCTGGACCCTAATTAATGCCCCCAGACCCTCATGAGCTCCTCTGGACCCTAACAAGCCCCCTAGACACTAATCAATCCCCCTGACCCTAATTAATGCCCCTGGACCCTAAGGAGCCCCCCAGACCCTAATGAGCGCCCCCAGACCCTAATGAGCTCCCCCACCTCCTCACAATCCCCCCGATCCCTAATATAACCCCCCCAGATCCTAATGAGCCCCCAGATCCTAATTAACTCCCCCAGACCCTACCAAGCCCCCTTAACCCCTAACAAACCTCCCCACAAAACCCCCGATCCTAATTAACCCCTCCCCCTGACTCTCATTAACCCCCCAGACCCTAATTGATCCCCCTGGACACTAATTAACGCCCCCAGATCTTAACTAATTCCTCCAAACCCTAAtgaacacccccccccccccgaccctaaTGAGCCCCCTCACCCCCTAACGAACCCCTCACCTGCTcacaaccccccccagaccctaaTTACCCCCCCAGACCCTAACGAGCCCCCCTCGTCCTCACAAAACCCCCTAATCCCTAATtaacccccctgaccccaatTAACCCCCACCCTAATtattccccctgctccccagtcCGCCCCAATGAGCTTCGCTACCCCCCGACACCCCCAatccacctccctccccccccaaaatttacctcccccccagttgccccccgCTAATTACCCCGCTAATGAAGGCGCTAATTGCCCCGCAGGATCCTGCGGCCGTGGCAGAGCACGGAGACGCGCAGCATCACCAACACCACCGTCTGCACCAAGTGCGGGGGGCCGGCCACATCGCCTCCGACTGCAAGTTCGCCAGGTGgggcccccgggacccccgggaccccaaaaccccctgggagccccccgggactccaacccccctccctgggaccccaaaacccccttgggaccccccccgggaccccaacccccccaccctggGACCCCAGAACCCCCTGgaaccccccccgggaccccagaaccccctgggacccccccgggaccccaacaccccctccctgggaccccaaaacccctgggaccccccaggaccccagcacccccccatgggaccccaaaccctcctgggacccccccccaggaccccaaccccctctccgggaccccaaaccctcctgggaccccccgggacTTCAACCCTCccatgggaccccaaaacctcctggGACCCCTGGGACGAACCCCCTGGGAGCCCCACCCACcgggaccccataacccccctgggaccccaaaccccctgggacccccaggaccccagcaccccccatgggaccccccggggaccccctgggaccccagccccagcaggaccccaaaaccccctgggaccccccaggaccccaacaccccccccgTGGGACCTCAaaaccccctgggacccccccaggactccAACCCCCTCCTGGGACcctccctgggacccccccccgggacccccaaaccccccccccccgggacccctccaAACTGGGGGGGCCCATtctgtgccccctcccccccttttttccccctttcccccctttcccccctcacCACCGCTTCAccaccccttccccatccccaccccccttcccacccttccccccttgccccccttcccccgtaccccccacccctcccctcgcccccccgtgccccccccgcccactgaccccccccgtgccccccccaggcccggCGACCCGCAGTCGGCGCAGGACAAGGCGCGCATGGACAAGGAGTACCTGTCCCTCATGGCCGAGCTGGGCGAGGCGCCCGTCTCCGGCAGCGCCAACGCCGCCcacaccagcagccccctctccagccgggggggggctcccagcccgccagccagccccccccccgtgagTAAAAgacccccccggagccccctcTTTAATTAATTAACCCCCTAATTAACATCACCCACAccagcagcccctctgcagctggggagggaagcaTTCACCctgccagccagccccccccccccccccctaagTAAaagacccccccgaccccctt from Anser cygnoides isolate HZ-2024a breed goose chromosome W, Taihu_goose_T2T_genome, whole genome shotgun sequence includes these protein-coding regions:
- the LOC136788553 gene encoding LOW QUALITY PROTEIN: splicing factor 1-like (The sequence of the model RefSeq protein was modified relative to this genomic sequence to represent the inferred CDS: inserted 1 base in 1 codon), with the protein product MIPQDEYPEINFVGLLIGPRWGGLAEVLWALRGLGASSGGFPREQPAGLGVPVAGGFRSHFWPVSGPFTPIFSRPPPPPAGGNTLKNIEKECNAKIMIRGKGSVKEGKVGRKDGQMLPGEDEPLHALVTANTMDNVKKAVEQIRNILKQGIETPEDQNDLRKMQLRELARLNGTLREDDNRILRPWQSTETRSITNTTVCTKCGGXGHIASDCKFARPGDPQSAQDKARMDKEYLSLMAELGEAPVSGSANAAHTSSPLSSRGGAPSPPASPPPQSRPPWMNSTPSESRPLPRPARGGRGGPHGFPHPMAAMGGGGGHGGGHPLQHNPNGPPPLDAAPPPPPWGRAPTRRGAPRPPPHGSVPGKFACGLWGLSPAPRKRYDAAAAGYDAAAAPRPVGSRPPPPGRSPLAAAAAAAAAPQQQPGLQHPPALAAKYADHHERWHRLPPRPGSSRRRRGGGRLLRGPPAARQPLHGAFAPRGAAPLPPGAPRPPPPPPGSGGMMYAPRRPRPPWTLLTSSP